The Cololabis saira isolate AMF1-May2022 chromosome 20, fColSai1.1, whole genome shotgun sequence genome includes a window with the following:
- the c20h4orf54 gene encoding uncharacterized protein C4orf54 homolog, which produces MKSESSCVETSGAALQMTELTTQQAGEGIAGKRDEREQGGLAQGGSTGAKPERCRFGGSETPCVNEPNCDEDASVEKTGEYLIRQSEFDDYEEEEEEEEEVVSLVRSDDSGQCVTEDESHYITTHEIELSELSDLEGDCDLGAGSSTSWDLDDGYQVYSFVVYSFEENDVEGEWGVGRQPRAQGAAGPVSNVLRSDPCHATVCASVDESVSKPPQHHHHHEQHHHHHHHEHQQQQQQRGGGTSAGQIHLSITTTSRAINDTSNIQEQGNILYHARSSGDGGRYVFRGVDGKGEALRDTAQCLIAAPGRVHFGRLRGKEVQDYSSGTSSAVSELDDADKEVRNLTARAFKSLAYPYFDAINFSTSSESSASEHGIGMNRWSAFVDLKYGNVNMSHGLDQSLCQNSRASLEIAKNIENRGYKGIALASIKPPSSGIFTLKGGPHAASASTQKIQLMGKFAQSQSGVIRLTETLNFRCNVKSGMSGGERGTQFSQNAAGSRSTDEVTNKLLSGQLRGGSKSPVQTMEDVHKKAVFASSLIQNVISKKMQFEQEQKMERGEITEPYQTPSPSFTHQDSEAHTGKGGRELQARSSKFSESSSDYAIMCMDELGDFVDSGSCDTKSDSWRKDASAPATESKLEPAREAGIETKKGALEASKSTLLRSQNSAFRCWKDEEVRFQKDHKNDKTLGGKLCSAYQKPGEWDPRSEDDSKLTKMSHLFVPSIQLVSSDQEVGQQLQRRDYSQCGDEGGMKLRSNNTLYITDSRTLATSKSPEIKINLRSVRDDKTEPFGVSKLRPPNIDSKAQSLIRTDDFKCQALAAALKGESTDKVPHFMVRDIRDNKGKLQTPIHQVRDVRKLVKSSYHFVSLDNNENKSNFASVDSHIEQQKQMQNRNRNSVSPIVIKCQSVNTNNTTKQSGNLETTNQEPLDTGGLSTEGAINAPLQRAAGRAPLTSNSSSEGTIGLRIESKDTPKKQEKISDTEKKPESKMANRVAFEKLQAAVKTMEQLYVFEKNEWKRKREPQPLIGSHVLSMIANEEHGGPEEDGAKGPNMDRTDRGDSYPNMDKTPASPSLLRREDRDQVKSLQTFSSRDVRLSANISQSYYAAGSKNTASLHSNFKTSTTANTRLSNTITQTPFSNKTFVPRSPKSPLSLKISQTSGNKQLGSKDVEMFEHQFSNTSADNVDYLTIPVKSHSSTRTLPSSADKTSVYTFATQLQPSPPPAREVAGARGQEDHNQPTKRSSIVMETRPSEIPSAAIYHSLPMGMSTIQPHMYCFSPVLSPAPTIDPFQTTQRKMLLDPTTGNYFLVDTPVQPATKRLFDPETGQYVDVPMPQPPMTPVHMPISPLALSPGAYGQPYMIYPGLMAAPPVMPPRTLVPSQMAVPLEEESGEKAFAQQTEGMYMESPFYMATGRSSQGASGAQQQNNRAARGLSTVKQPVISITSQQGPRIVAPPSFDGTTMSFVVEHG; this is translated from the coding sequence ATGAAGAGTGAGTCGAGCTGCGTGGAAACATCTGGAGCTGCACTCCAGATGACAGAGCTGACAACCCAGCAAGCCGGAGAGGGAATCGCGGGGAAGCGAGACGAGCGCGAGCAGGGGGGGTTGGCGCAAGGAGGATCAACTGGAGCCAAACCGGAGCGCTGTCGCTTCGGTGGCAGCGAAACTCCGTGCGTAAACGAACCAAACTGCGATGAAGATGCCTCCGTTGAGAAAACTGGTGAATATTTGATCAGGCAGAGTGAATTTGATGActatgaggaggaggaggaggaggaggaggaggttgttAGTTTGGTGCGTTCCGACGACTCCGGCCAGTGCGTAACGGAGGACGAGTCCCACTACATCACCACGCACGAGATCGAGCTGTCGGAGCTCTCCGACCTGGAAGGAGACTGCGACCTGGGCGCGGGCTCTTCCACCAGCTGGGACCTTGACGATGGCTACCAGGTGTACTCGTTTGTGGTGTACTCTTTTGAGGAGAATGATGTAGAGGGAGAATGGGGGGTCGGCCGCCAGCCGCGCGCTCAGGGCGCTGCGGGACCAGTCAGCAATGTGCTGAGAAGTGATCCGTGCCACGCAACCGTGTGCGCCAGCGTAGATGAGAGCGTGTCCAAGCCCccgcagcatcatcatcatcatgagcagcatcatcatcatcatcatcatgagcaccagcagcagcagcagcagcggggcGGCGGAACCAGCGCGGGACAgatccacctgtcaatcacaacgacTTCTCGAGCTATAAATGACACTAGCAACATTCAAGAACAGGGAAACATTCTTTATCATGCCAGGAGCTCCGGAGACGGGGGTCGTTATGTGTTTAGGGGAGTTGATGGGAAGGGAGAGGCGCTGCGTGACACGGCGCAGTGTCTCATAGCCGCTCCGGGACGCGTCCACTTTGGCAGATTGAGAGGAAAGGAGGTGCAGGACTATTCCAGTGGTACGTCCAGTGCTGTCAGCGAGCTGGACGACGCTGACAAGGAGGTGCGCAACCTGACCGCCAGAGCCTTCAAGAGCCTGGCTTATCCATATTTCGATGCCATCAATTTCAGCACCTCCAGCGAGTCTTCTGCATCCGAGCACGGGATAGGGATGAACAGATGGTCTGCGTTTGTCGACCTGAAATATGGCAACGTGAATATGTCACACGGACTAGACCAAAGTCTCTGCCAAAACTCAAGGGCCTCACTTGAAATAGccaaaaacattgaaaatagGGGTTATAAGGGCATTGCACTGGCAAGCATCAAGCCGCCCAGCAGCGGGATATTCACCCTGAAAGGCGGCCCTCACGCCGCATCGGCATCTACTCAGAAAATACAGCTGATGGGGAAATTTGCGCAGAGCCAAAGTGGGGTGATAAGGCTCACGGAGACTCTGAATTTTCGCTGCAATGTCAAATCGGGAATGTCTGGGGGAGAAAGAGGCACTCAATTTTCACAAAACGCTGCAGGATCACGTTCCACGGATGAAGTTACCAACAAGCTGCTGAGCGGCCAGCTGAGGGGGGGCAGCAAGTCGCCCGTTCAAACCATGGAAGACGTGCACAAGAAGGCCGTATTCGCGTCGAGCCTGATCCAAAATGTGATTTCTAAGAAAATGCAGTTCGAGCAGGAGCAGAAGATGGAAAGAGGGGAGATAACCGAGCCTTATCAGACGCCTTCCCCGAGCTTTACGCACCAGGACAGCGAGGCTCACACGGGGAAGGGGGGCAGAGAGCTGCAGGCGCGCAGCTCCAAATTctctgagagcagctctgactACGCTATAATGTGCATGGATGAATTAGGAGACTTCGTGGACAGCGGCTCATGTGATACCAAGAGCGACTCCTGGAGAAAAGACGCGTCCGCTCCTGCAACTGAATCTAAATTAGAGCCAGCGAGGGAGGCTGGAATCGAGACTAAAAAAGGCGCATTGGAAGCGTCCAAAAGCACACTACTTCGCAGCCAAAATAGCGCGTTCAGATGCTGGAAGGACGAGGAGGTTAGGTTTCAAAAGGATCATAAAAACGACAAAACTCTGGGGGGCAAGCTGTGTTCGGCTTATCAAAAACCGGGCGAGTGGGATCCGCGCTCGGAGGACGACAGCAAACTgactaaaatgtctcatttgttTGTTCCAAGTATCCAACTGGTGTCCAGTGACCAAGAAGTGGGACAACAGCTGCAGCGCagagattattcccaatgtggAGATGAAGGCGGAATGAAACTGCGCTCTAACAACACCTTATACATCACAGACTCCAGGACTTTGGCAACATCCAAATCTCcggaaattaaaattaatttaaggagcGTCAGAGACGATAAAACGGAACCCTTTGGCGTGTCCAAACTGCGCCCTCCTAATATAGACTCGAAGGCACAGAGCCTTATCAGAACAGATGACTTCAAATGCCAAGCACTGGCTGCAGCTTTGAAGGGTGAGTCCACAGATAAAGTTCCACATTTCATGGTGAGAGACATTAGAGATAATAAAGGGAAATTACAAACTCCCATTCACCAAGTCAGAGATGTGCGTAAATTGGTTAAAAGTTCATATCATTTTGTTTCTTTGGATAACAACGAAAACAAATCCAACTTTGCCTCTGTTGACAGTCATATAGAGCAACAGAAGCAAATGCAGAATCGGAATCGCAATTCTGTGTCCCCCATTGTGATAAAGTGTCAATCTGTGAATACGAATAATACCACGAAACAATCTGGGAATCTTGAAACAACCAACCAGGAGCCTTTGGACACGGGCGGTTTGTCTACAGAGGGCGCTATAAATGCTCCACTACAGAGGGCCGCAGGGAGAGCCCCGTTAACGTCCAACAGCTCTTCTGAAGGAACTATTGGGCTCAGAATTGAGAGCAAAGACACCCCAAAGAAGCAGGAAAAAATATCTGACACAGAAAAGAAACCAGAGTCAAAAATGGCAAATCGGGTGGCTTTTGAGAAACTCCAAGCTGCTGTGAAAACCATGGAACAGCTTTATGTATTTGAAAAGAATGAATGGAAGAGGAAGCGTGAACCGCAGCCCCTGATAGGCAGCCATGTGCTGTCAATGATAGCCAATGAGGAGCACGGAGGACCTGAGGAGGACGGAGCAAAAGGCCCCAACATGGACCGGACAGACAGGGGAGATTCCTATCCCAACATGGATAAAACGCCAGCGTCACCCAGCCTTCTAAGGAGGGAGGACAGAGACCAAGTGAAGTCCCTTCAGACATTCAGCAGCCGTGATGTGAGACTGTCTGCCAACATCAGCCAAAGCTATTACGCCGCAGGAAGCAAAAACACAGCCAGTCTCCATTCTAACTTCAAGACCTCCACAACTGCAAATACCCGGCTGTCAAACACCATCACGCAAACACCTTTTAGCAACAAAACCTTTGTCCCCAGGTCTCCTAAATCACCTCTGTCACTAAAGATTAGCCAGACAAGTGGAAACAAGCAACTTGGATCAAAGGATGTGGAAATGTTTGAACATCagttttcaaacacatcagctGACAACGTGGACTACCTAACCATTCCGGTCAAATCCCACTCCAGCACCAGAACGCTACCTTCATCTGCTGATAAAACATCAGTATACACATTTGCCACCCAGCTACAGCCGAGCCCTCCTCCAGCGCGGGAGGTAGCTGGCGCCAGGGGCCAGGAGGACCACAACCAGCCCACCAAACGCTCTAGCATCGTGATGGAGACCCGTCCTTCAGAGATCCCTTCTGCTGCCATCTATCACTCTTTGCCAATGGGGATGTCCACCATTCAGCCACACATGTACTGTTTTTCCCCGGTGTTGAGCCCAGCCCCCACTATTGATCCCTTTCAGACCACTCAGAGGAAGATGCTCCTGGATCCCACGACTGGGAACTACTTCCTGGTGGATACTCCAGTGCAGCCAGCCACAAAGCGTCTCTTTGACCCAGAAACAGGCCAATATGTGGACGTGCCCATGCCACAGCCTCCCATGACGCCTGTACACATGCCCATCTCCCCGTTGGCCCTCAGTCCTGGAGCATATGGCCAGCCCTACATGATCTACCCAGGCCTGATGGCGGCGCCTCCGGTGATGCCTCCCCGAACATTGGTGCCGTCACAAATGGCCGTGCCGCTGGAGGAAGAGAGTGGGGAAAAAGCCTTTGCACAGCAGACTGAAGGGATGTACATGGAGAGTCCCTTCTACATGGCGACTGGGAGGTCTTCCCAGGGGGCCTCAGGGGCCCAGCAACAGAATAACCGGGCAGCGCGTGGCCTCTCCACCGTCAAGCAGCCCGTCATCAGCATCACCTCCCAGCAGGGGCCCCGGATCGTTGCCCCCCCCTCATTTGATGGGACTACCATGAGCTTTGTGGTGGAACACGGATGA